From one Bacteroides eggerthii genomic stretch:
- a CDS encoding N-acetylmuramoyl-L-alanine amidase → MTNNGNMKRIFCLLAFFFCAFLVFDVSAQGEYAAPKSGEGISAFLERNKRPGKAYYNEFIRLNEKRLRGKEELQLGVKYVLPPLRKGASATASSKPAANKKGTVRERLFGRKLADVEVTSNRLQGACFYVVSGHGGPDPGAIGKIGKVELHEDEYAYDVALRLARNLMQEGAEVRIIIQDAKDGIRDDRYLSNSKRETCMGDAIPLNQVARLQQRCTKINELYRKDRKIYKYCRAIFLHVDSRSKGAQTDVFFYHAPKSVLGKRLAVAMKGTFESKYDKHQPNRGFEGTVSSRNLYVLLKAAPASVFVELGNIQNAFDQRRFVISSNRQALAKWMMEGFIADYKRTK, encoded by the coding sequence ATGACGAATAACGGGAATATGAAACGTATATTTTGTTTGCTGGCTTTCTTCTTTTGCGCTTTTCTTGTTTTTGATGTCTCTGCCCAGGGAGAATATGCCGCACCTAAATCGGGTGAGGGCATCTCTGCTTTTCTGGAGCGGAACAAGCGTCCGGGAAAAGCCTATTATAATGAGTTTATAAGGCTGAACGAGAAGCGTCTGCGCGGAAAAGAGGAGTTGCAGCTGGGAGTGAAATATGTGCTTCCCCCGTTGAGGAAAGGGGCTTCTGCCACTGCTTCGTCCAAGCCTGCCGCCAATAAAAAAGGAACTGTTCGTGAACGCCTCTTCGGGAGGAAACTTGCCGATGTGGAGGTGACCTCTAACCGCTTGCAGGGCGCTTGCTTCTATGTGGTCAGCGGACATGGAGGACCCGATCCGGGAGCTATCGGCAAAATAGGAAAGGTGGAATTGCATGAGGATGAGTATGCCTATGACGTTGCCTTGCGCCTTGCCCGTAACCTGATGCAGGAAGGGGCCGAAGTACGTATCATCATTCAAGATGCCAAAGACGGGATTCGTGATGACCGCTACCTCTCCAACAGCAAGCGGGAAACTTGTATGGGGGATGCCATTCCGTTGAATCAGGTGGCTCGTCTGCAACAGCGTTGCACCAAAATCAATGAGCTTTACCGGAAGGACCGTAAGATTTATAAGTATTGCCGGGCCATATTTCTGCACGTAGACAGCCGCAGCAAGGGTGCACAGACGGATGTTTTCTTTTACCATGCTCCGAAAAGTGTGTTGGGAAAGAGGCTGGCTGTTGCCATGAAAGGAACTTTCGAGTCGAAATACGACAAGCATCAGCCCAACCGCGGATTTGAAGGGACGGTCAGCTCACGCAACCTCTACGTATTGCTGAAGGCCGCACCGGCTTCCGTTTTTGTGGAGTTGGGCAATATACAGAATGCTTTCGACCAACGCCGTTTTGTGATCAGCTCCAATCGTCAGGCATTGGCCAAGTGGATGATGGAGGGGTTCATTGCGGATTATAAGCGGACGAAGTAG
- a CDS encoding type 1 glutamine amidotransferase family protein codes for MKQEILFIILNEYADWEGAFIAACLNAGVMPGSEVKYTPKVVAPTLDAVRSIGGFRTLPDYCFQTMPTDYAALVLIGGMQWNSPEAEQAVPLVKDALQRGKIVGAICNAASFMAKHGFLNNVKHTGNTIQQLKLWGGQEYTNEAGYEEKQAVSDQNIVTANGTGQLEFCRELLLLLKADTPENIHASYDFYKNGFVR; via the coding sequence ATGAAGCAAGAAATATTATTCATAATACTCAATGAATACGCCGACTGGGAAGGCGCTTTCATAGCCGCCTGCCTGAACGCAGGAGTAATGCCGGGCAGCGAAGTGAAATACACCCCGAAAGTAGTTGCCCCGACGTTGGACGCAGTGCGCTCCATCGGCGGTTTCCGCACGTTGCCCGACTACTGTTTCCAGACTATGCCCACAGATTATGCAGCATTGGTGCTGATAGGAGGTATGCAATGGAATTCCCCAGAAGCAGAGCAAGCAGTTCCTTTGGTGAAGGATGCCCTACAACGTGGAAAAATCGTTGGCGCCATCTGCAATGCCGCCTCCTTTATGGCGAAGCATGGTTTCCTCAACAACGTAAAGCATACGGGAAATACCATACAGCAACTAAAACTCTGGGGCGGACAGGAGTACACCAACGAAGCAGGCTACGAAGAGAAGCAGGCCGTCAGCGACCAAAATATCGTCACCGCCAACGGTACAGGACAACTGGAATTCTGCCGCGAACTTCTCTTGTTACTAAAAGCCGATACACCGGAAAATATTCATGCTTCCTATGATTTCTATAAAAACGGATTCGTGAGATAA
- a CDS encoding DJ-1/PfpI family protein, which produces MAKKVAVLAVNPVNGCGLFQYLEAFFENGISYKVFAVADSKEIKTNSGIVLTVDDVVANLKGHEDEYDALVFACGDAVPVFQQNAGKPYNVTMLEIIKTFGEKGKIMIGHCAAAMMFDFTGITKGKKVAVHPLAKPAIRNGEATDNSSEIDGNFYTAQDENNIRTMIEKIVTALKA; this is translated from the coding sequence ATGGCAAAGAAAGTTGCAGTTTTAGCAGTAAATCCGGTAAATGGATGCGGTTTGTTCCAATATCTGGAAGCATTTTTTGAAAATGGCATTTCTTATAAAGTATTCGCGGTAGCGGACAGCAAGGAAATCAAGACAAATTCCGGCATTGTCCTGACAGTGGACGATGTAGTGGCCAATCTGAAAGGGCATGAAGATGAATACGATGCGCTTGTGTTCGCCTGCGGTGATGCCGTTCCCGTATTCCAGCAAAATGCCGGTAAACCGTATAACGTCACCATGCTGGAAATCATCAAGACATTCGGCGAGAAAGGCAAAATCATGATCGGGCACTGTGCAGCTGCTATGATGTTCGATTTTACGGGTATCACGAAAGGTAAGAAAGTAGCCGTTCATCCATTGGCCAAACCCGCTATCCGAAACGGAGAAGCAACCGACAATTCCTCCGAAATAGACGGTAACTTCTACACAGCGCAGGATGAAAACAATATCCGGACAATGATAGAAAAAATCGTGACCGCCCTAAAAGCATAA
- a CDS encoding DUF6845 domain-containing protein: protein MRKILMFVGTFAVIFMLAACGNGVQKKTYEKYSAAEVEQAGQVMKYYNTSLALLKNLVLEKDVNSILGYMEQGGNAPMLATVIPPVFSQKDSASVVNPGTYFDEEARRNLKQNFMQLFQTRRQFYTNFNQYLSLLKVKNKIAADKLLPANYRLSVEMAEYKENILDVLSPFAEGAQKVLLNDNPMKEQILAMNRMSVTMQGVLQQCMRKPAPDMPRLDMKMMKLVIQLDIAKRLPIVEGHPQEMKTFRDFLANAETFIREVQHIKAQGSYTADELATLGEYGLSLN, encoded by the coding sequence ATGAGAAAGATTTTAATGTTTGTGGGAACGTTTGCAGTTATCTTTATGTTGGCTGCTTGCGGTAACGGTGTTCAGAAGAAAACTTACGAAAAATATTCTGCTGCGGAAGTGGAACAGGCCGGTCAGGTGATGAAGTACTACAACACTTCGCTTGCCTTATTGAAGAATCTGGTGCTGGAAAAGGATGTGAATTCCATACTGGGATATATGGAGCAGGGCGGCAATGCGCCGATGCTGGCAACTGTTATTCCTCCGGTTTTCTCTCAGAAGGACTCTGCATCGGTTGTCAATCCCGGTACATATTTTGATGAAGAGGCCCGGCGCAATCTGAAACAGAATTTTATGCAGTTGTTCCAGACAAGAAGGCAATTCTATACTAATTTCAATCAGTATCTCTCCTTGCTAAAAGTAAAAAATAAGATTGCCGCCGATAAACTGCTGCCTGCCAATTACCGTTTGAGTGTTGAGATGGCGGAGTATAAAGAGAATATTCTTGATGTTTTGTCGCCTTTTGCCGAAGGGGCGCAGAAGGTGTTGCTGAATGATAATCCGATGAAAGAGCAAATACTTGCCATGAACCGTATGTCGGTCACGATGCAGGGTGTTTTGCAACAGTGCATGCGCAAGCCTGCTCCCGACATGCCTCGGCTGGACATGAAAATGATGAAACTGGTTATTCAGTTGGACATTGCCAAACGTCTGCCGATAGTGGAAGGGCATCCTCAAGAGATGAAAACTTTCCGGGACTTTCTGGCTAATGCTGAGACATTCATAAGAGAAGTACAGCACATCAAGGCGCAGGGTAGTTATACGGCAGACGAACTGGCGACTTTAGGCGAGTATGGATTGAGCCTGAACTAA
- the ung gene encoding uracil-DNA glycosylase: protein MKVKIEESWRQRLQEEFDKPYFERLVSFVKSEYGRAHVLPPGHLIFHVFNSCPFEKVKVVILGQDPYPTPGQYYGICFSVPEGVAIPGSLVNIFREIHQDLGKPIPTSGNLDRWVAQGVFSLNSVLTVRAHETGSHRNMGWETFTDAVIKKLSDEREHLVFMLWGAYAKEKAALIDRSKHLILTTVHPSPRSAEYGFFGCKHFSKANNYLRSKGIEEIDW, encoded by the coding sequence ATGAAAGTCAAGATAGAAGAAAGCTGGCGGCAACGTCTGCAAGAAGAATTCGACAAGCCCTACTTTGAAAGGTTAGTGTCATTTGTGAAAAGCGAATACGGACGCGCCCATGTGCTCCCGCCAGGACACCTTATCTTCCATGTTTTCAACTCATGTCCTTTTGAAAAGGTAAAAGTGGTTATCTTAGGACAAGACCCCTATCCCACCCCCGGACAATATTACGGAATATGCTTTTCTGTGCCGGAAGGAGTAGCCATACCGGGATCACTCGTCAACATATTCAGAGAGATACATCAAGACTTAGGTAAGCCGATTCCCACTTCCGGCAATCTGGACCGCTGGGTGGCCCAAGGTGTGTTCTCCTTGAACTCCGTCCTTACGGTACGCGCTCACGAAACCGGCTCACACCGCAACATGGGCTGGGAAACTTTCACAGACGCGGTAATCAAGAAATTAAGTGATGAACGGGAACACCTCGTTTTTATGCTTTGGGGAGCATACGCCAAAGAAAAAGCAGCCCTGATAGACAGAAGCAAGCACCTCATACTGACAACCGTCCATCCTTCGCCCCGTTCTGCCGAATACGGTTTCTTCGGATGCAAGCATTTCAGCAAAGCCAACAATTATCTGCGGAGCAAAGGCATTGAGGAGATAGATTGGTAG
- a CDS encoding DMT family transporter, with protein MRNTTIKGFLYAALSSSTFGLAPFFSISLLIAGFSSFEVLTYRWGIASLILAIAGIILGEQFRISRKDWQTVFILSLFRATTSFSLVIAYQNIASGVASTIHFMYPLAVAVTMMLFFKEKKSFSILFAVFISLIGATLLSTGEIDFEGGDTTTGLVAAAISIFSYGGYIIGVRKSRAVNIPSTALTCYVMGFGTLFYIIGGCLTDGIRLATDSHTWLNILGLAIPATAVSNISLVKAIKHVGPTLTSIFGALEPLTAIVIGCCVFKESFTWSSTIGIALIVTAVIIVITRENSMGKVRK; from the coding sequence ATGCGAAACACTACTATAAAAGGTTTTCTATATGCAGCGCTTTCCTCGTCCACATTCGGACTGGCGCCTTTCTTCAGCATATCATTGCTGATAGCCGGATTTTCATCTTTTGAAGTGCTGACATACCGCTGGGGAATCGCCTCACTCATTTTGGCAATTGCCGGTATCATATTGGGAGAGCAGTTCCGAATCAGCAGAAAAGACTGGCAGACCGTATTCATACTAAGCCTGTTCAGAGCCACCACCTCATTCAGTCTCGTGATAGCCTATCAAAACATTGCCAGCGGCGTAGCATCCACCATACACTTCATGTACCCTCTGGCGGTAGCCGTCACCATGATGCTGTTTTTCAAGGAAAAAAAGTCTTTCTCTATCCTGTTTGCAGTGTTCATTTCATTGATAGGTGCAACACTGCTATCAACGGGCGAGATAGATTTCGAAGGCGGAGATACTACAACAGGGCTGGTCGCTGCCGCCATTTCCATATTCTCTTACGGCGGATATATTATAGGTGTACGAAAAAGTCGCGCTGTCAACATCCCGTCTACGGCACTGACTTGTTATGTTATGGGATTCGGAACCCTGTTCTATATTATAGGCGGATGCCTGACAGATGGGATCCGGCTGGCCACAGACAGTCACACATGGCTGAACATCCTCGGACTGGCAATACCGGCAACAGCAGTCTCCAATATCAGTCTGGTAAAGGCTATCAAACATGTAGGCCCCACGCTTACATCAATCTTCGGAGCACTGGAACCTCTGACTGCCATAGTCATCGGATGTTGCGTGTTCAAAGAAAGCTTCACATGGAGCAGCACTATCGGAATCGCCTTGATTGTGACAGCAGTAATAATCGTTATCACGCGCGAAAACAGCATGGGCAAAGTACGCAAGTAA
- a CDS encoding O-acetylhomoserine aminocarboxypropyltransferase/cysteine synthase family protein: MAKQFKPETLCVQAGWTPKKGEPRVLPIYQSTTFKYDTSEQMARLFDLEDSGYFYTRLQNPTNDAVAAKIAALEGGVAAMLTSSGQAANFYAIFNICQAGDHFVCSSTIYGGTFNLFGVTMKKLGVDVTFVNPDAPEEEISAAFRPNTKALFGETISNPTLEVLDIEKFARIAHKHGVPLIVDNTFPTPINCRPFEWGADIVVHSTTKYMDGHATSVGGAIVDSGNFDWDAHADKFPGLCTPDESYHGLTYTKAFGKLAYITKATAQLMRDLGSIQSPQNAFLLNLGLETLHLRMPQHCGNAQKVAEYLSRNEKVAWVNYCGLPDNKYYELAQKYMPNGSCGVISFGLKGGREVSIKFMDSLKLAAIVTHVADARTCVLHPASHTHRQLSDEQLLEAGIRPDLIRFSVGIENAEDIIADIEQALNA, from the coding sequence ATGGCAAAGCAATTCAAGCCGGAGACACTGTGCGTACAGGCAGGGTGGACTCCTAAAAAGGGCGAACCTCGTGTACTCCCCATTTATCAAAGTACGACTTTCAAATACGACACCAGCGAACAAATGGCACGCCTGTTCGACCTTGAGGACAGCGGTTATTTCTACACCCGCCTGCAAAACCCCACGAACGATGCCGTTGCCGCCAAGATAGCCGCCCTTGAAGGAGGCGTAGCCGCCATGCTGACATCCAGCGGACAGGCAGCGAATTTCTATGCCATCTTCAACATCTGCCAGGCAGGCGACCACTTTGTATGTTCGTCCACCATTTACGGCGGAACGTTCAACCTGTTTGGCGTAACCATGAAGAAGCTGGGTGTCGACGTGACTTTTGTCAATCCGGATGCACCCGAAGAAGAAATCTCCGCCGCTTTCCGTCCGAACACCAAGGCACTGTTCGGCGAAACAATCTCCAACCCCACACTGGAGGTTCTCGACATTGAAAAGTTTGCCCGCATCGCCCACAAGCATGGCGTGCCCCTGATTGTGGACAACACTTTCCCCACTCCTATCAACTGCCGCCCGTTTGAATGGGGAGCCGACATCGTGGTGCATTCCACCACCAAATACATGGACGGACATGCCACCAGCGTAGGCGGCGCAATTGTGGACAGCGGCAATTTCGATTGGGATGCACACGCCGACAAGTTCCCCGGTCTCTGCACCCCGGATGAATCATATCATGGGCTGACCTATACAAAAGCCTTCGGCAAACTGGCCTATATCACGAAAGCTACGGCACAGTTGATGCGTGACCTCGGCAGTATCCAGTCCCCGCAGAATGCATTCTTGCTGAACCTCGGCCTGGAAACACTGCATTTGCGTATGCCGCAACACTGTGGCAATGCCCAGAAAGTTGCCGAGTACCTTTCCCGGAACGAAAAAGTGGCATGGGTGAACTATTGCGGGCTGCCCGACAATAAGTATTACGAACTGGCACAGAAATATATGCCCAACGGTTCGTGCGGCGTTATCTCTTTCGGACTGAAAGGCGGTCGTGAGGTATCAATCAAGTTCATGGATTCACTGAAGCTGGCAGCTATCGTAACCCATGTTGCCGACGCACGTACCTGTGTGCTCCATCCCGCCAGCCACACACACCGCCAGCTCTCGGACGAACAGTTGCTGGAAGCCGGTATCCGTCCCGACCTGATCCGCTTCTCGGTAGGTATTGAAAACGCGGAGGATATCATTGCAGATATAGAACAGGCGCTAAACGCATAA
- a CDS encoding PepSY-like domain-containing protein, with translation MKKFIMMLVCTFAMHTMVMADNDKPIQVSQLPAKAQTFIKTYFKDHKVAMAKLESGVFYKSYDVVFTNGEKVEFDKAGEWKEVRCRQSEVPAQIVPEAIRNYVKTNYPDARILQIEYDDNEYEIKLSNRWEITFDSKMRVIDIDD, from the coding sequence ATGAAAAAGTTTATTATGATGTTAGTTTGTACGTTTGCAATGCACACAATGGTAATGGCGGATAATGACAAGCCAATACAAGTGAGTCAGTTACCTGCAAAGGCACAGACATTTATCAAGACCTATTTCAAGGATCACAAGGTGGCAATGGCTAAGCTGGAGTCGGGAGTATTCTATAAAAGCTATGATGTAGTTTTCACCAACGGCGAGAAAGTGGAGTTTGACAAAGCGGGAGAATGGAAAGAAGTGCGATGCAGACAGAGCGAAGTGCCTGCCCAGATCGTGCCGGAAGCTATCCGTAACTATGTAAAAACAAACTATCCGGATGCAAGAATCCTCCAAATTGAATATGACGATAATGAATATGAGATAAAGTTATCCAACCGTTGGGAAATTACATTTGACTCTAAGATGAGAGTGATTGATATTGACGATTGA
- a CDS encoding winged helix-turn-helix transcriptional regulator produces the protein MENFHHTGGCPIRDVLSKLGDKWTMLIMVTLKTNGTMRFCDIQKTIGDISQRMLTVTLRSLETDGLVIRKVYAEVPPRVEYSLTEMGHSLMPHIESLVGWALEHMADILERRGVQQEVD, from the coding sequence ATGGAAAACTTTCATCACACAGGTGGTTGCCCCATACGGGATGTCTTGAGTAAGTTGGGAGATAAGTGGACAATGCTTATCATGGTTACACTAAAGACGAATGGTACGATGCGCTTCTGTGACATTCAAAAGACGATTGGGGACATTTCACAACGTATGCTTACGGTTACGCTGCGTTCGTTGGAAACGGACGGGCTGGTCATCAGAAAAGTATATGCCGAGGTTCCCCCGCGTGTGGAGTATTCCCTTACGGAGATGGGGCATAGCTTGATGCCGCACATAGAATCGCTGGTAGGCTGGGCGTTGGAGCATATGGCGGATATTCTGGAACGGCGGGGAGTACAGCAAGAAGTGGATTGA
- a CDS encoding family 20 glycosylhydrolase, with protein MKIFRRPLAGLLFCTMPFWAGCGTGDKPEAPVSLTWEMGASDIDPGYYENSFVLKNISGAPLFKDWAIYYSQLPRYVKQEGTPAVRVEAVNGNFFKMYPTDDFVPLAPGDSMRITFLCSYKLDRNSHAPEGTYWVATTDGKEGKPLPVALDVLPLPSPEALPGYPDAAKIYASNLRLDSVPALRQWDRLPSVKKVTPAGGHVVLDAKVALTYPDEYAGEAKLLKEKLAALYGLEVADEAPVTIVLEELSDKAKAVNAEYYNLVIGDSLIKITAATPHGIFNGTQTLLSILKGKAVPYRLEAMSVEDYPDLLYRGQMIDIARNFTTVDNLKKLIDIFASYKMNVLHFHFADDEAWRLDIPGLEELTAVGSRRGHTVDESRCLYPCYDGGCDPDAATVGNGHYSREDFIGLLRYAAERHIRVIPEIESPGHARAAIVSMKARYNKYKETDMAKATEYLLSEPEDTSRYESVQYYTDNVINVALPSSYRFMEKVIRELAAMYKEAGVPLSTVHLGGDEVAHGVWLGSPKCMALMKEKGMTKPQDLAEYFITQMADIMQKNGLKFSGWQEVALGHTEEAHRQLKSQAAGVYCWNTVPGYEEVVYRIANDGYPVILCNVGNFYMDMAYNGHPDERGLDWGGYVDEAVSFSMLPFSIYRSLRTDRAGNPVDLEQTGKGKTALTAVGKKNILGVQGQLFAETIRSFDGVEYLLFPKIMGLAERGWNAYPAWEGLQGAQEQQAFDKALALYYEKISEIEMPYWAKNGINFRLPHPGLLVKDGKLYANAAIQGAGIRYTTDGSEPTMQSALWEMPVECDAPVVKAKTFYQGKESLPIMLKTE; from the coding sequence ATGAAAATTTTCAGACGTCCTCTTGCAGGATTATTGTTTTGCACAATGCCGTTTTGGGCAGGATGCGGAACAGGTGACAAACCGGAAGCACCGGTTTCCCTGACTTGGGAAATGGGTGCGAGTGACATTGACCCCGGGTATTATGAGAACTCCTTTGTTCTTAAGAATATCTCCGGTGCTCCTCTTTTCAAAGACTGGGCAATCTATTACTCACAGCTTCCCCGCTATGTGAAGCAGGAAGGAACTCCCGCCGTCAGGGTGGAGGCGGTGAACGGAAACTTCTTTAAAATGTATCCTACGGACGATTTTGTGCCGTTGGCTCCCGGTGACTCCATGCGCATCACTTTCCTTTGTTCTTATAAATTGGATCGGAACTCGCATGCGCCTGAAGGTACTTATTGGGTGGCTACGACGGACGGCAAGGAAGGCAAGCCGCTTCCCGTAGCGTTGGACGTGCTGCCGTTGCCCTCACCGGAAGCGCTTCCCGGTTATCCGGATGCCGCCAAAATATACGCATCGAACCTCCGTCTGGACAGTGTGCCGGCTTTGAGGCAGTGGGACAGGCTGCCGTCGGTAAAGAAAGTGACACCTGCCGGAGGGCATGTCGTGCTGGATGCTAAGGTGGCTTTGACCTATCCGGACGAATATGCCGGCGAAGCAAAGCTGCTGAAAGAGAAGCTGGCCGCTTTGTACGGTTTGGAAGTGGCAGATGAGGCTCCAGTAACGATTGTTTTGGAAGAACTGTCCGACAAGGCGAAGGCAGTGAACGCTGAATATTATAATTTGGTTATAGGAGATTCCCTGATAAAGATTACCGCCGCTACTCCGCATGGCATTTTCAACGGTACACAGACTTTGCTGTCAATACTGAAAGGCAAGGCGGTGCCTTACCGGCTGGAAGCTATGTCTGTGGAAGATTACCCCGACCTCTTGTATCGCGGACAGATGATAGACATTGCCCGTAATTTCACCACCGTAGACAACCTTAAAAAACTGATAGACATTTTCGCTTCCTACAAAATGAACGTGCTGCACTTCCATTTTGCCGATGACGAAGCGTGGCGTCTGGACATTCCCGGTTTGGAGGAGCTGACCGCGGTGGGAAGCCGTCGCGGACATACCGTTGACGAAAGCCGGTGCCTCTATCCATGCTACGACGGCGGATGCGATCCTGATGCTGCCACCGTTGGAAACGGGCATTATTCCCGCGAGGACTTCATCGGCCTGTTGCGCTATGCCGCCGAAAGGCATATTCGTGTCATACCGGAGATAGAATCGCCCGGACATGCGCGTGCGGCTATCGTCTCCATGAAGGCGCGTTATAATAAATACAAGGAGACGGACATGGCAAAGGCCACCGAATATCTGCTGAGCGAGCCGGAAGACACCTCCCGCTATGAGTCCGTCCAGTACTACACAGACAATGTGATAAACGTCGCTCTGCCTTCGTCCTACCGCTTTATGGAGAAAGTGATTCGGGAACTCGCAGCCATGTATAAGGAAGCGGGCGTACCGCTGTCTACGGTGCATCTTGGCGGTGATGAAGTGGCGCATGGGGTATGGCTGGGATCACCCAAGTGCATGGCGCTGATGAAAGAGAAGGGGATGACGAAGCCGCAGGATTTGGCCGAGTATTTCATTACACAAATGGCGGACATCATGCAAAAGAACGGTTTGAAGTTCAGCGGTTGGCAGGAAGTGGCTTTGGGACATACCGAAGAGGCGCACCGGCAGTTGAAGAGTCAGGCGGCAGGTGTGTATTGCTGGAACACAGTTCCGGGGTATGAGGAGGTGGTCTACCGGATTGCCAACGACGGTTATCCGGTGATTCTCTGCAATGTAGGCAATTTCTATATGGATATGGCCTACAACGGTCATCCTGACGAGCGCGGGCTCGACTGGGGAGGTTATGTGGATGAGGCTGTCTCCTTCTCCATGCTTCCTTTCAGCATCTACCGGTCATTGCGTACCGACAGGGCGGGAAATCCAGTCGACTTGGAGCAAACCGGAAAAGGAAAAACCGCTCTGACGGCAGTGGGCAAGAAGAATATTCTGGGCGTGCAGGGCCAATTGTTTGCTGAGACTATCCGCAGCTTCGACGGCGTGGAATATCTTCTTTTCCCGAAAATCATGGGACTGGCGGAACGTGGATGGAACGCTTACCCGGCATGGGAGGGTCTGCAAGGCGCACAGGAGCAGCAGGCTTTCGACAAAGCTCTGGCATTGTATTATGAGAAAATCAGTGAAATAGAGATGCCCTATTGGGCAAAGAACGGCATCAATTTCCGCTTGCCGCATCCGGGACTGCTGGTGAAGGATGGCAAACTATATGCCAATGCAGCCATTCAAGGCGCCGGGATACGCTATACAACGGATGGCTCCGAGCCGACTATGCAATCTGCCTTATGGGAAATGCCGGTGGAATGTGACGCGCCGGTGGTGAAGGCGAAAACATTCTATCAAGGCAAAGAAAGCCTGCCGATAATGTTGAAAACAGAGTAA
- a CDS encoding TIGR02757 family protein, translated as MTEEIRLKLLEWAREYHCAAFIQGDPVQFPHRYMRKQDIEISGLLTALMSFGNRKQILKKADELHGLMGASPHQYVLSCRWKEDFLPADRSSFYRMLSHADFYTYFARLHDAYSRFDSLEDALSGYPGIPMEKLCAFLEVSAKSPQKKLNMFLRWMIRKESEVDFGIWESFDRRDLLIPLDTHVCRVARLLGLTDTETFSLKNVRNITSALAEVFPDDPCLGDFALFGCGVNGVL; from the coding sequence ATGACTGAGGAAATCCGATTGAAACTCTTGGAATGGGCAAGGGAATATCATTGTGCCGCCTTTATACAAGGTGACCCTGTTCAGTTCCCGCATCGGTATATGCGGAAGCAGGATATTGAGATTAGCGGTCTGCTCACTGCTTTGATGAGCTTTGGAAACCGCAAGCAGATATTGAAGAAAGCGGATGAACTACATGGCTTGATGGGAGCTTCACCTCATCAATATGTCTTGTCCTGCCGCTGGAAAGAAGATTTCCTTCCGGCAGACCGGAGCAGCTTTTACCGCATGCTTTCTCATGCGGATTTTTATACGTATTTTGCCCGTTTGCATGACGCCTATTCTCGGTTTGATAGTTTGGAAGATGCCCTTTCGGGCTATCCGGGCATCCCGATGGAAAAGTTGTGTGCTTTTCTGGAAGTCTCCGCCAAGAGTCCGCAAAAGAAGCTGAACATGTTTCTGCGCTGGATGATACGGAAAGAGTCGGAGGTGGATTTCGGCATCTGGGAAAGTTTTGACCGTCGTGATTTGCTGATTCCTTTGGACACTCATGTTTGCCGGGTAGCCCGTCTTTTGGGACTTACCGATACGGAGACATTCTCTCTAAAGAATGTAAGGAACATAACCTCAGCCTTGGCGGAAGTCTTTCCGGATGATCCTTGTTTGGGAGATTTCGCATTGTTCGGCTGTGGGGTGAACGGGGTGTTGTAA